The Streptococcus sp. S5 genome contains a region encoding:
- a CDS encoding MalY/PatB family protein gives MTKYDFTTLPNRLTHHTYKWKETETDPEIIPAWIADMDFNVIPEVREAVIGYADQMVYGYTYASDTLYQSILDWEKEEHGYSFDKEAVVFIEGVVPAISTAIQAFTKEGDAVLINTPVYPPFARSVKLNRRKLIENSLVEKDGLFQIDFDQLEKDIVEQEVKLYVLCNPHNPGGRVWDREVLEKIGHLCQKHGVLLVSDEIHQDLALFGHRHTSFNTVDPIFKDFSLILTSATKTFNIAGTKNSYVVIENPKLRTAFKQRQLTNNQHEISGLGYIATEAAYRHGKPWLTELKQVFEKHIDYVVDELHEKTKIRVMKPQGTYLLWLDFSAYPYTDDELHAKIHDQAKLILNRGTDFGKEGNLHARLNVAAPFTLIEEITKRLVETFHK, from the coding sequence ATGACCAAATATGATTTCACGACTTTACCGAATCGCTTGACCCACCATACCTACAAGTGGAAAGAAACAGAGACAGATCCAGAAATCATTCCGGCTTGGATCGCGGACATGGATTTTAATGTCATTCCAGAAGTACGAGAAGCGGTGATCGGTTATGCGGACCAAATGGTCTATGGCTACACCTACGCATCGGATACCCTCTACCAGTCTATCCTTGATTGGGAAAAAGAAGAGCACGGCTATTCCTTTGACAAGGAAGCTGTCGTCTTTATCGAAGGTGTTGTTCCAGCCATTTCAACAGCTATTCAAGCCTTTACTAAGGAAGGGGATGCTGTCTTAATCAATACGCCGGTCTATCCTCCATTTGCCAGAAGTGTCAAACTCAATCGTCGAAAATTGATCGAAAATTCATTAGTTGAAAAGGATGGTCTTTTCCAAATTGATTTTGATCAGCTCGAAAAAGACATTGTGGAGCAAGAAGTTAAACTCTATGTTTTGTGTAATCCGCACAATCCTGGAGGCCGTGTATGGGATCGTGAAGTCTTGGAAAAAATCGGCCACCTCTGTCAAAAACATGGTGTCCTTCTCGTTTCAGATGAGATCCACCAAGATTTGGCCTTGTTTGGCCACCGTCATACCAGCTTTAACACGGTTGATCCAATCTTTAAAGACTTCAGTTTGATCTTAACCAGTGCAACCAAGACTTTCAATATTGCAGGAACAAAAAATTCCTATGTGGTCATTGAAAATCCAAAGCTTCGTACGGCTTTTAAACAACGGCAATTGACTAATAATCAACATGAAATCTCAGGCTTAGGGTATATTGCTACAGAAGCGGCTTATCGTCATGGCAAGCCTTGGTTGACAGAGCTCAAGCAAGTTTTTGAAAAACACATCGACTATGTGGTAGATGAATTGCATGAAAAGACCAAAATCCGTGTCATGAAACCCCAAGGCACCTATCTTCTTTGGTTGGACTTTTCAGCCTATCCTTATACCGATGATGAGCTGCATGCTAAAATTCATGACCAAGCCAAATTGATTTTGAACCGTGGAACAGATTTTGGAAAAGAAGGAAACTTGCATGCTCGCCTCAATGTAGCAGCCCCTTTCACCCTCATTGAAGAAATCACCAAACGCTTGGTGGAAACTTTTCACAAATAA
- the upp gene encoding uracil phosphoribosyltransferase — protein sequence MGKLEVITHPLIQHKLSILRRTDTSTKAFRELVDEIAMLMGYEVLRELPLEDVEIETPITKTVQKQIAGKKLAIVPILRAGIGMVDGLLSLVPAAKVGHIGMYRDEETLKPVEYLVKLPEDIDQRRIFVVDPMLATGGSAILAIDSLKKRGASHIKFVCLVSAPEGVKALQEAHPDVDIFTAALDDHLNEHGYIVPGLGDAGDRLFGTK from the coding sequence ATGGGAAAATTAGAAGTTATTACACATCCACTGATTCAACACAAATTGTCTATTCTTCGTCGTACAGATACCTCTACGAAGGCCTTTCGTGAATTGGTAGATGAGATTGCTATGTTGATGGGCTACGAAGTGTTGCGTGAATTGCCTCTTGAGGATGTTGAAATTGAAACTCCTATTACCAAAACCGTTCAAAAACAAATCGCAGGTAAGAAATTGGCTATTGTCCCAATTCTTCGTGCAGGGATTGGGATGGTTGATGGTCTCTTGAGTTTGGTACCAGCTGCTAAGGTTGGCCATATCGGGATGTACCGTGATGAAGAAACCTTGAAACCAGTTGAATACTTGGTGAAATTGCCAGAAGATATTGATCAACGTCGTATCTTTGTAGTAGACCCGATGCTTGCTACGGGTGGATCCGCTATTCTAGCGATTGATTCCTTGAAAAAACGTGGCGCTAGCCATATCAAATTTGTCTGCTTGGTATCAGCGCCAGAAGGGGTGAAAGCTCTTCAAGAAGCTCACCCAGATGTTGATATCTTTACAGCAGCCCTCGATGATCATTTGAATGAACATGGCTACATTGTTCCTGGTCTTGGAGATGCGGGTGACCGTTTATTCGGTACCAAATAA
- a CDS encoding DUF2129 domain-containing protein produces the protein MFEKQERTGLIVKLYYNRDGKKLQSVGDVLYHSKKCRYVQLYVDSDKADQVMEDLKKERYVKKVLPCHLKDLDTDFVGSLQRLETPSVVTEV, from the coding sequence ATGTTTGAGAAACAAGAAAGAACAGGCTTAATTGTTAAATTGTATTACAATCGCGACGGGAAAAAATTACAATCAGTCGGAGATGTCTTGTACCATTCTAAGAAATGCCGTTATGTCCAATTGTATGTGGACAGTGACAAGGCGGATCAAGTCATGGAAGACTTAAAGAAAGAACGTTATGTCAAAAAAGTCTTGCCTTGCCATCTCAAAGATTTAGATACAGATTTTGTGGGGAGTTTGCAACGATTGGAGACCCCATCTGTGGTAACAGAAGTTTAG
- the mgtA gene encoding magnesium-translocating P-type ATPase, giving the protein MQTNKERLIAALQEPLESTFANYKTSALGLVDDQVEENRDAYGENVITKGQEDSMIKKIYESIINPFTVILLVIALVSFITNVWLAKPGEQDPTTSIIIVTLVLISGGIRFIQELRSDKAASNLSRMIVNTATVLRDGSEQEIPIDEIVVGDVIKLSAGDMIPADVVLIDSRDFFVQQSGLTGESDAVEKICLSKAESQNLDSLLASESLAFMGTNVISGRATALVLVVGDETMMGAIEQTINTYDEPTSFEREMNTISWLLIRLMLVMVPVVFVINGLTDGDWLEAGVFALSVGVGLTPEMLPMIITASLAKGSIIMAKEKVVIKKLNAIQDLGAIDILCTDKTGTLTQDEIVLEYPLDIHGELDLSVLRRAYLNSYFQTGLKNLMDRAIINRTQKEAKKHEIVRDLDQTFHKIDELPFDFERRRMSVIVKDEDGVVSMVTKGALEEMLSVSTYVEYKGEIKRLTDEVRQEVLAEVAQLNEQGLRVLGVSYKTDLDENDIFSVEDERDMILTGYLAFLDPPKPSAAPAIKALAEYGVTTKILTGDNEKVTQAVCEKVGLDVERILLGSEIDTMTDQELAEVVETTTVFAKLSPDQKARIILCLKNNGHKVGYMGDGINDAPSMKVSDVGISVDTAVDIAKETADVILLDKDLMVLEKGLVEGRKVYANMTKYIKMTVSSNFGNIFSLLFASIFLPFLPMAPVHLIVLNLIYDLSCIALPFDNVDKEFLKKPRIWEANSIMRFMAWIGPISSVFDIITYMLLYFLVVPMILGHGYNHGATDAAAFIMVFQTGWFIESMWSQTMVIHMLRSPKLPFIQSRPAFSVVVTTLAAAFFVTSLPYSPLASILKLSQLNGLYFVLLFAIIVLYMLSVTVVKRIYIKKYKEWL; this is encoded by the coding sequence ATGCAAACAAATAAAGAAAGACTCATTGCTGCTCTTCAAGAACCACTTGAAAGCACCTTTGCCAACTACAAAACCAGTGCCCTTGGTTTAGTTGACGATCAAGTAGAAGAAAACCGCGATGCCTATGGCGAAAATGTCATCACAAAAGGTCAAGAAGATTCCATGATCAAAAAGATCTACGAATCCATCATCAATCCTTTTACAGTGATTTTGTTAGTCATTGCGCTGGTTTCCTTCATTACTAATGTCTGGCTAGCAAAACCAGGTGAACAGGATCCAACGACCTCCATCATCATTGTGACCTTGGTCCTGATCTCTGGTGGTATCCGCTTCATTCAAGAATTGCGGAGCGACAAAGCAGCTAGCAACTTATCACGTATGATTGTCAATACAGCGACCGTTCTTCGTGATGGATCAGAACAAGAAATTCCGATCGATGAAATCGTCGTAGGAGATGTGATCAAACTGAGTGCCGGCGATATGATTCCAGCAGATGTGGTCTTGATCGATTCCCGTGACTTCTTTGTCCAACAATCTGGTCTTACAGGGGAAAGTGATGCTGTTGAAAAGATTTGTCTCAGCAAGGCTGAGAGTCAAAATTTAGATAGTCTCTTGGCGAGTGAAAGCTTGGCCTTCATGGGAACCAATGTCATCTCCGGACGGGCAACAGCCTTGGTCCTGGTCGTGGGGGATGAAACCATGATGGGAGCTATTGAGCAAACCATCAACACCTATGACGAACCAACCTCATTTGAGAGAGAAATGAATACCATCTCTTGGCTCTTGATTCGGCTCATGTTAGTGATGGTGCCCGTTGTCTTTGTGATCAATGGTCTCACAGATGGTGACTGGTTAGAAGCGGGTGTCTTTGCCCTCAGCGTTGGGGTTGGTTTGACTCCGGAAATGCTGCCGATGATTATTACGGCGAGTCTTGCTAAGGGCTCCATCATCATGGCCAAGGAAAAAGTCGTTATCAAAAAACTCAATGCCATCCAAGACCTTGGGGCTATTGATATTTTGTGTACTGATAAGACAGGTACCTTGACCCAAGATGAAATCGTTTTGGAGTATCCGCTTGATATCCATGGCGAATTGGATCTATCAGTCCTTCGCCGAGCTTACTTGAATTCCTATTTCCAAACCGGGCTAAAAAATTTGATGGACCGAGCGATTATCAATCGGACCCAGAAAGAAGCCAAGAAACATGAGATTGTTCGCGATCTGGATCAAACCTTCCATAAGATTGATGAATTGCCCTTTGATTTTGAACGTCGTCGCATGAGTGTCATTGTCAAAGACGAAGACGGTGTGGTCAGCATGGTGACCAAGGGTGCCTTGGAAGAAATGCTTTCTGTATCGACTTATGTTGAGTACAAGGGGGAGATTAAACGCCTGACAGATGAAGTCCGTCAAGAGGTCCTCGCTGAAGTTGCTCAATTAAATGAACAAGGTCTTCGTGTTTTGGGCGTCAGCTACAAAACCGACTTGGACGAAAATGACATCTTTAGTGTTGAAGATGAACGAGACATGATCCTAACCGGTTACCTTGCCTTTCTTGATCCACCAAAACCTTCTGCAGCTCCAGCAATCAAAGCTCTTGCAGAGTATGGGGTAACCACCAAGATCTTAACTGGGGACAATGAAAAGGTCACCCAAGCTGTCTGTGAAAAAGTAGGACTAGATGTCGAGCGGATTCTTTTGGGAAGCGAAATCGATACGATGACAGACCAAGAGTTAGCAGAAGTTGTGGAAACAACAACGGTCTTTGCCAAACTATCACCAGATCAAAAAGCGCGGATCATCCTCTGCCTCAAGAATAATGGCCACAAGGTTGGTTACATGGGAGATGGGATCAACGATGCTCCATCCATGAAGGTCTCAGACGTTGGGATCTCCGTGGATACCGCTGTGGATATCGCCAAGGAAACGGCAGATGTCATCCTTCTGGATAAGGATTTGATGGTCCTTGAAAAAGGTTTGGTTGAAGGCCGCAAGGTCTATGCCAATATGACCAAGTACATCAAGATGACGGTCTCTTCTAACTTCGGGAACATCTTCTCTCTGCTCTTCGCCAGCATCTTTTTGCCTTTCCTTCCAATGGCTCCTGTTCATTTGATTGTGCTCAATCTTATCTATGATCTTTCTTGTATCGCCCTTCCTTTTGACAATGTCGACAAGGAATTCCTCAAGAAACCTCGTATCTGGGAAGCAAACTCTATCATGCGCTTTATGGCCTGGATTGGTCCAATTTCATCTGTATTTGATATTATTACCTACATGCTTCTTTACTTCCTTGTTGTTCCTATGATTTTAGGTCATGGCTACAACCATGGAGCAACAGATGCAGCAGCCTTTATCATGGTGTTTCAAACCGGATGGTTTATCGAATCTATGTGGTCTCAAACCATGGTTATTCATATGTTGCGTTCACCAAAACTGCCATTTATCCAAAGTCGTCCAGCCTTCTCAGTCGTGGTGACGACCTTAGCAGCAGCCTTCTTTGTAACCTCCCTTCCATATAGTCCTTTGGCTTCTATCTTGAAGTTGAGCCAACTAAATGGATTGTACTTTGTTCTATTGTTTGCGATTATCGTCCTCTATATGCTGAGTGTGACGGTTGTCAAACGTATCTATATTAAGAAATACAAAGAATGGTTGTAA
- a CDS encoding putative polysaccharide biosynthesis protein — MSHEQNDQQAQMLRGTAWMTASNFISRLLGAAYIIPWYIWMGKYGPQANGLFTMGYNIYAWFLLISTAGVPVAVAKQVAKYNTRDQADHSFALIRGFLKFMGILGLGFAILMYLLSPVFASLSGGGKELIPIMQSLSWAVLIFPSMSVIRGFFQGFNNMKPYAISQIAEQVIRVIWMLLTTFFIMKIGSGDYVQAVTQSTFAAFIGMGASLLVLFYYLAKTGLLSSIFRKQEGSEGIDTRALLIDTIREAIPFIITGSAIQLFQIVDQMTFINVMSWFTDYSQKQLLVMFSYFSANPNKITMILIAVATSIGGVGIPLLTENYVKGDLKAAGKLVQDNLTMLLAFLLPATFGAVAVAKPLYTVFYGQPDGLALGLFIVAMLQTVILGLYTVLSPMIQALFQNRKAIRYFLYGVVVKLVLQIPFILVFRSYGPLLSTTIALMVQIVLMYREIQTITQFNRTIVFKRTLLGSILTVVMLLGVLIAGLILGWIFPPNGRVSSMIYIIVIGGLGVVIYGALGLWLRYFDRFIGGQAARLRQKFRIK; from the coding sequence ATGAGTCACGAACAAAATGACCAGCAAGCCCAGATGCTACGCGGGACTGCCTGGATGACAGCCAGCAACTTTATCAGCCGTTTGCTAGGAGCCGCTTATATTATTCCTTGGTATATTTGGATGGGGAAATATGGGCCACAAGCCAATGGTCTTTTTACAATGGGCTACAATATCTATGCTTGGTTTCTCTTGATTTCGACAGCCGGAGTACCCGTAGCTGTTGCTAAGCAAGTAGCCAAATACAATACCCGGGACCAAGCGGATCATAGCTTTGCTTTGATTCGGGGCTTCTTGAAATTTATGGGAATTCTAGGCCTTGGATTTGCCATTCTCATGTATCTTTTGTCTCCTGTCTTTGCGAGTCTTTCAGGTGGGGGAAAAGAGTTGATTCCGATCATGCAGAGCCTTTCTTGGGCTGTCTTGATCTTTCCTTCGATGAGTGTTATTCGCGGATTTTTCCAAGGTTTTAACAACATGAAGCCTTACGCTATAAGCCAGATTGCAGAACAAGTCATTCGGGTCATCTGGATGTTGCTCACGACCTTCTTCATTATGAAGATTGGCTCAGGTGATTATGTGCAAGCTGTGACGCAGTCGACCTTTGCGGCCTTTATCGGGATGGGAGCGAGCCTTCTGGTGCTCTTTTATTACCTTGCAAAGACAGGCTTGCTCTCTTCTATTTTTAGAAAGCAAGAGGGAAGTGAAGGGATTGATACTCGGGCTCTCTTGATCGATACGATTCGTGAGGCCATTCCTTTTATTATCACTGGTTCTGCGATTCAGCTCTTCCAAATTGTTGACCAGATGACCTTTATCAATGTCATGTCTTGGTTCACAGATTATAGTCAAAAGCAGCTCTTGGTCATGTTTAGTTATTTCTCTGCTAATCCAAACAAAATCACCATGATCTTGATTGCGGTAGCGACTTCGATTGGGGGAGTCGGGATTCCTCTTTTGACAGAGAATTATGTGAAGGGGGACCTAAAAGCGGCTGGGAAGCTCGTACAGGATAACTTGACCATGTTGCTAGCTTTCTTACTTCCAGCCACCTTTGGTGCAGTAGCAGTCGCAAAACCACTTTATACGGTTTTCTATGGGCAACCAGATGGCTTGGCCTTAGGACTCTTCATCGTAGCAATGTTGCAGACCGTAATTCTCGGCCTTTACACAGTCTTGTCTCCAATGATTCAAGCCCTCTTTCAAAATCGTAAGGCCATTCGCTACTTCCTTTATGGTGTAGTGGTGAAATTGGTCCTACAAATTCCATTTATTTTGGTTTTTCGTTCTTATGGACCACTTTTGTCAACGACCATTGCCTTAATGGTGCAAATCGTTCTCATGTATCGAGAGATCCAAACCATCACTCAGTTTAATCGAACCATCGTCTTCAAGCGGACCTTGCTTGGTTCTATCCTGACTGTGGTGATGCTACTTGGAGTCTTGATCGCAGGCTTGATTTTGGGCTGGATTTTCCCACCAAATGGCCGTGTATCGAGCATGATTTATATCATCGTCATTGGCGGATTAGGAGTTGTTATCTATGGAGCCTTAGGATTATGGCTACGGTATTTTGACCGCTTTATCGGAGGTCAAGCTGCACGTCTCAGACAAAAATTCCGGATTAAATAA
- a CDS encoding cystathionine gamma-synthase encodes MSKKRNINTILAQAGIKSDKATGALTTPLHFSTTYQHPEFGQSTGFDYTRTKNPTRATAEKTLAAIESADYALATSSGMSAIVLAFSIFPVGSKVLAVRDLYGGSFRWFNQQEQEGRFSFTYANTEEELIHHLDNDPVDVLYIETPTNPLMFEFDIAHLAKLAHAKGAKVVVDNTFYSPIYQRPIEEGADIVLHSATKYLAGHNDVLAGVVVTNDADLYDKLFYNLNTTGAVLSPFDSYLLIRGLKTLSIRMERSTENARKVVEFLKTSPQVKEVLYTGKGGMVSFKIQDEKKIPNLLNSLQVFTFAESLGGVESLITYPTTQTHADIPAEVRHSYGLTDDLLRLSIGIEDADDLIDDLKQALEA; translated from the coding sequence ATGAGTAAAAAACGTAATATCAATACTATTTTGGCACAGGCAGGAATCAAGTCGGATAAAGCAACGGGAGCTTTAACGACTCCTTTGCATTTCTCTACGACTTACCAGCACCCAGAATTTGGTCAGTCTACAGGTTTTGACTATACCCGTACAAAAAATCCAACACGCGCAACAGCTGAGAAGACTTTGGCAGCTATCGAAAGTGCAGACTATGCTTTGGCGACAAGCTCTGGAATGTCAGCCATTGTGCTTGCTTTTAGCATTTTCCCAGTTGGTTCAAAAGTCTTAGCCGTTCGTGACCTTTATGGAGGTTCTTTCCGCTGGTTTAACCAACAAGAGCAAGAAGGCCGCTTCTCGTTCACCTATGCCAATACAGAAGAAGAACTGATCCACCATCTAGATAATGATCCGGTGGATGTCCTTTATATTGAAACACCAACCAATCCATTGATGTTTGAATTCGATATTGCTCATTTAGCCAAATTGGCCCATGCAAAAGGTGCTAAAGTCGTGGTGGACAATACTTTCTATAGCCCGATCTATCAACGCCCAATTGAAGAGGGAGCGGATATTGTCCTTCATTCAGCAACCAAGTACCTAGCTGGTCACAACGATGTCTTGGCTGGTGTTGTCGTGACAAATGATGCGGACTTGTATGACAAACTCTTTTACAATTTGAACACGACAGGTGCTGTTCTTTCCCCATTTGACAGCTATCTGCTGATCCGTGGTCTCAAGACGCTCTCTATCCGGATGGAGCGCTCCACTGAGAATGCCCGCAAGGTGGTCGAGTTTTTGAAAACCTCCCCTCAGGTCAAAGAAGTCCTCTACACTGGAAAAGGTGGAATGGTCTCCTTTAAAATTCAAGATGAGAAAAAAATTCCTAACTTGTTGAATTCCCTTCAAGTCTTTACCTTTGCAGAAAGTCTTGGCGGAGTTGAAAGCTTGATCACTTATCCTACCACCCAAACTCACGCGGACATTCCTGCAGAAGTTCGTCATTCATACGGTTTGACAGATGATCTCCTTCGTTTGTCTATCGGAATCGAAGATGCAGATGACTTGATTGACGATTTGAAACAAGCATTGGAGGCTTAA
- a CDS encoding ATP-dependent Clp protease proteolytic subunit, which produces MIPVVIEQTSRGERSYDIYSRLLKDRIIMVTGPVEDQMANSIIAQLLFLDAQDNTKDIYMYINTPGGSVSAGLAIVDTMNFIKSDVQTIVMGMAASMGTIIASSGAKGKRFMLPNAEYMIHQPMGGTGGGTQQTDMAIAAEHLLKTRNNLEKILAENSGQSIKKVHADAERDNWMSAQETLEYGFIDEIMANNKLG; this is translated from the coding sequence ATGATTCCAGTAGTTATTGAACAAACCAGTCGTGGAGAACGTTCTTACGATATTTATTCCCGTCTGTTGAAAGATCGAATTATCATGGTAACAGGACCCGTTGAGGACCAAATGGCTAACTCCATTATCGCTCAATTGCTCTTCTTGGATGCCCAAGATAATACAAAAGATATCTATATGTATATCAATACACCAGGAGGCTCTGTCTCTGCAGGTCTTGCCATCGTAGATACCATGAACTTTATCAAGTCAGATGTCCAAACCATTGTCATGGGGATGGCAGCTTCTATGGGAACAATTATCGCTTCAAGCGGTGCGAAGGGCAAACGCTTCATGTTGCCAAACGCCGAGTACATGATTCACCAACCAATGGGTGGTACTGGTGGTGGTACCCAACAAACCGATATGGCGATTGCAGCAGAACACTTGCTCAAAACACGGAATAACTTGGAAAAAATCCTTGCGGAAAATTCAGGTCAATCCATTAAAAAAGTGCATGCTGATGCGGAACGTGATAATTGGATGAGCGCACAAGAAACACTTGAATATGGCTTTATTGATGAAATCATGGCCAATAATAAATTGGGCTAA